A single genomic interval of Caballeronia sp. SL2Y3 harbors:
- a CDS encoding ABC transporter substrate-binding protein, producing the protein MRASAAFNRLLVLVMLVASFVAPGAAHAEGTVRIVDQYGIGSLLLKVAKDQKLIEKEGARAGLHIDVQWTTLSGGAAVNEALLSGAADIATLGIGPLMTIWDRTRGHQDFRAMSAQSAVPVYLVSNDARIRSIADIGEKDRIAVVSVAVSQQGRLLQMASAKAFGDAEYARLDRFEVNMPHADATTAMLAGSSVINLHFSNAPYQYQELDDPKIYKVISSTDILGGPATSSVAVTSDKWRKDNPRTYAAVRAALVDAARLVRSNKPEAAAIYIRQDASKLSPTFVERILNDKDVSFSTTPENTLALGAFLFKVGVIRHEPKSWRDYFFTDDPDAQGS; encoded by the coding sequence ATGAGGGCATCTGCCGCATTCAATCGACTGCTTGTGCTCGTTATGCTCGTTGCATCGTTTGTTGCACCGGGTGCCGCGCACGCGGAAGGAACGGTACGCATCGTCGATCAATATGGCATCGGCTCCTTGCTCCTGAAAGTGGCGAAGGACCAGAAGTTGATCGAGAAAGAAGGCGCGCGCGCGGGACTGCATATCGACGTGCAATGGACCACGCTGTCCGGCGGTGCGGCGGTCAACGAAGCCTTGCTCTCGGGCGCGGCCGATATCGCCACGCTCGGCATCGGTCCGCTGATGACAATATGGGACCGCACGCGCGGTCATCAGGATTTCCGCGCGATGTCGGCGCAAAGCGCGGTGCCGGTGTATCTCGTATCGAACGATGCGCGCATTCGCAGCATCGCGGATATCGGCGAGAAGGACCGCATCGCGGTGGTGTCGGTCGCCGTCTCGCAGCAGGGGCGGCTGTTGCAGATGGCTTCGGCCAAGGCGTTCGGCGATGCCGAGTACGCGCGTCTCGACAGGTTCGAAGTGAACATGCCGCACGCGGATGCGACGACGGCCATGCTCGCGGGCAGTTCGGTCATCAACCTTCACTTCTCGAACGCGCCTTATCAGTATCAGGAACTCGACGACCCGAAAATTTACAAGGTCATCAGTTCGACGGACATACTGGGCGGCCCGGCGACGAGCAGCGTTGCCGTCACATCCGACAAATGGCGCAAGGACAACCCGCGGACCTATGCGGCCGTGCGCGCGGCGCTCGTCGATGCGGCGCGGCTCGTTCGATCGAACAAGCCGGAGGCTGCGGCCATCTATATCCGACAGGACGCATCGAAACTGTCGCCGACATTCGTCGAACGCATCCTGAACGACAAGGACGTGAGCTTTTCCACTACGCCCGAGAACACACTCGCACTCGGCGCTTTCCTGTTCAAGGTCGGCGTCATTCGTCACGAGCCGAAGTCGTGGCGCGATTACTTCTTCACCGACGATCCCGACGCGCAAGGCAGCTAA
- a CDS encoding DUF4142 domain-containing protein, with protein sequence MNERRRRIACGCLLLMAHIVGARAQSRSLSDAQMVGVLLTANQAEIAAGQIALRRTRSTSLRSFATRIVDENAQIAQETNDMLRRLGASAQPSSMSDALARQSRDDTEMLGDEDEYAFAQAYLEREVDFLGRLVNTVDDFIRSTHSADVKVLLVRVRPAFTLHLDQARRLQLVFQRPGFGH encoded by the coding sequence GTGAATGAACGAAGACGGAGGATCGCGTGCGGCTGCCTGCTTCTCATGGCGCACATCGTCGGCGCTCGTGCGCAGAGCCGGTCGCTCTCGGACGCGCAGATGGTCGGTGTTCTGCTGACCGCGAATCAGGCTGAGATAGCAGCGGGGCAGATTGCACTGCGCAGAACCCGGTCAACCAGCCTGCGAAGCTTCGCCACGCGCATCGTCGATGAAAACGCACAGATCGCACAGGAGACGAACGACATGTTGCGAAGGCTCGGCGCGAGCGCGCAGCCGAGCAGCATGAGCGACGCGCTCGCGCGTCAAAGCCGCGACGATACCGAGATGCTCGGCGACGAAGACGAATACGCATTCGCGCAAGCCTATCTCGAACGCGAGGTGGATTTTCTCGGGCGGCTCGTCAATACCGTCGATGACTTCATCCGATCCACGCATAGCGCGGATGTGAAGGTACTGCTCGTGCGAGTCCGGCCGGCATTCACGCTTCACCTGGATCAGGCGCGACGACTCCAGCTTGTGTTTCAACGCCCCGGCTTCGGTCATTAA
- a CDS encoding TauD/TfdA family dioxygenase — MNAAVIAQQTNEHDIEVRPLSAHIGAEISGVDLTRALQPAEVAAIRAALLKWRVVFFREQFLTHEQHVAFSAQFGELTVGHPVFGHVQGHPELYSISKFRKATRFEGQALLRPWTGWHTDVTAAVNPPFASILRGVTIPPYGGDTQWTNLVIAYEKLSATLRAFVDGLRGIHRFAPPQGASGTDAFAKAVDEHTLVSEHPLVRVHPETGERALYVSPGFLKSIVGLAPRESQALLELLWEHVTRPEFTVRFKWEPGSIAFWDNRTTAHLAPTDIFDLDFDRQLYRTTLVGDVPVGPDGKRSVAIEGSPVGAAAAVALN; from the coding sequence ATGAACGCAGCCGTCATCGCACAGCAGACAAACGAACACGACATCGAAGTGCGTCCTTTGTCGGCGCATATCGGTGCGGAGATTAGCGGCGTCGATTTGACGCGTGCGTTGCAGCCGGCAGAGGTTGCGGCGATTCGTGCGGCTTTGCTGAAGTGGCGCGTGGTGTTCTTCCGCGAGCAGTTTCTCACGCATGAACAGCATGTCGCGTTTTCGGCGCAGTTCGGCGAATTGACGGTCGGGCATCCCGTATTCGGTCATGTGCAAGGGCATCCCGAGCTGTACTCCATCTCGAAGTTTCGCAAGGCAACGCGCTTCGAAGGTCAGGCGCTGCTGCGGCCGTGGACCGGATGGCATACGGATGTGACCGCAGCGGTCAATCCGCCGTTTGCATCGATTCTTCGCGGCGTGACCATTCCGCCGTATGGCGGCGATACGCAGTGGACCAACCTCGTCATCGCTTACGAGAAGTTATCCGCGACGCTGCGCGCTTTCGTCGACGGTTTGCGCGGCATACATCGCTTCGCGCCGCCGCAAGGCGCGAGCGGCACGGATGCCTTCGCGAAGGCGGTCGACGAACACACGCTCGTCAGCGAACATCCGCTCGTGCGCGTGCATCCGGAGACCGGAGAGCGGGCGTTGTATGTGAGCCCCGGCTTTCTGAAGTCCATCGTCGGCCTGGCGCCGCGCGAGAGTCAGGCGCTGCTCGAATTGCTATGGGAACATGTGACGCGACCGGAGTTCACGGTCCGCTTCAAGTGGGAACCGGGCAGCATCGCGTTCTGGGACAACCGTACGACGGCTCACCTTGCGCCGACGGATATCTTCGATCTCGACTTCGACCGTCAGCTGTATCGCACGACGCTCGTCGGCGACGTGCCCGTCGGACCGGACGGCAAGCGGTCTGTTGCTATAGAAGGCTCGCCTGTCGGCGCGGCCGCTGCCGTCGCGTTGAACTGA
- a CDS encoding sugar efflux transporter, which produces MDARFFRLARLHSFMPLAGVTLMLGVAMSFTAPFLSLFGVQEADMTPLQLGLFMTLIAASGVLASAFAGKWSDKHGHHRVLLMGALAASALGFVLLCVLRSYASLVTVGIVFLGVGSAAMTLVFSFGRAALPVTDDAERSFALATLRTVLSMAWVFGPSVGALVLATAGFHGLFLFAAASFAACGAIAWRIKDKEKPAAPHAHYAGDPASLLEVTTMTEHDEPHDAAKHVPASRAQIWRATIALTLIGLAANATMIVLPLYVVQGLRGTQIEVSIMLGLGAFLEIPMMLALGARGSNLDKQRWLAACAAVHIVYFVAVASSRSIQFLIPMQAFNAFVVAVTSCLGMTYVQDLMPRNPGAATALFFNASRVGSILSGVLSGALVAAIGYRGTFLVCGCLALGALVLFANPPFRLIARYVWVRVNQWRMPVR; this is translated from the coding sequence ATGGACGCTCGCTTTTTTCGTCTTGCGCGCCTGCATTCTTTCATGCCGCTTGCCGGCGTCACGCTGATGCTCGGCGTCGCCATGTCATTCACCGCGCCGTTTCTGTCGCTCTTCGGCGTGCAGGAGGCGGACATGACGCCGCTGCAACTCGGGCTCTTCATGACGCTCATTGCGGCAAGCGGCGTGCTCGCGAGCGCCTTCGCGGGCAAGTGGTCGGATAAGCACGGTCATCATCGCGTGTTGCTGATGGGCGCATTGGCCGCGTCGGCACTCGGCTTCGTGCTGTTGTGCGTGCTGCGCAGCTATGCGTCGCTCGTGACGGTGGGCATCGTGTTTCTCGGCGTCGGCAGCGCCGCGATGACGCTCGTGTTCTCGTTCGGGCGCGCGGCGTTGCCCGTCACCGATGACGCCGAGCGTTCCTTCGCGCTCGCCACGCTGCGCACGGTGCTCTCTATGGCGTGGGTCTTCGGTCCGTCCGTCGGCGCGCTGGTGCTGGCCACTGCGGGCTTTCACGGCCTCTTTCTGTTCGCGGCGGCATCGTTCGCGGCGTGCGGCGCGATCGCATGGCGCATCAAGGACAAGGAGAAGCCCGCTGCGCCGCACGCGCACTATGCGGGCGATCCTGCCTCATTGCTCGAAGTCACGACGATGACCGAGCACGACGAACCGCATGATGCGGCGAAGCACGTGCCCGCGAGCCGCGCGCAGATCTGGCGTGCGACCATTGCCTTGACGCTCATCGGTCTTGCGGCCAACGCGACGATGATCGTGCTGCCGCTCTATGTCGTGCAGGGACTGCGCGGCACGCAGATCGAAGTGTCGATCATGCTCGGGCTCGGCGCGTTCCTCGAGATTCCGATGATGCTCGCGCTCGGCGCGCGCGGCTCGAATCTCGACAAGCAACGCTGGCTCGCGGCATGTGCGGCCGTGCATATCGTGTACTTCGTGGCGGTCGCGTCCTCCCGATCCATTCAGTTTCTCATTCCGATGCAGGCGTTCAACGCGTTCGTCGTCGCGGTGACCTCGTGCCTCGGCATGACTTACGTACAGGACCTGATGCCGCGCAATCCCGGCGCGGCGACAGCGCTATTCTTCAACGCATCGCGCGTCGGCTCCATTCTTTCCGGCGTGTTATCGGGCGCGCTCGTCGCAGCCATCGGCTATCGCGGCACGTTTCTCGTCTGCGGGTGCCTCGCGCTCGGCGCGCTCGTGCTGTTCGCCAATCCGCCGTTCAGATTGATCGCGCGATACGTATGGGTCCGCGTGAATCAATGGCGCATGCCGGTACGCTGA
- a CDS encoding glycosyltransferase has translation MKVGIYCDSGINGGHEEMLKRFMVALVGNAQIDTLYILAPKQNTALYGFVEDLARAHPKVQTIGLPYTAESIRGNPFALLRVTRSTSSVLRRLKLTRLLVAQGTIVSGLAGLFAARLTRTRSVSYLPLVGDGPGSGRLIDRMKWLVKRGVYRMPDEFITLNEHLRAKLRALAPNARTTILANCVDDRFARSTLTQSAARAMLGLPDDGTTIIAHIGRIDFTHKRQDFLLETIERHPDAFARTIVLIVGEGPDAQRTAHRVQISPILSAHVRMVGAQADVLPYIAASDTLVLPSAFEGVPLVMIEAVLAERPIVVSRVSGLDAYLPETLLFPSGDHTAFVKRIFAAPEVPMAPLAAEFRRRFSRETFEAQAQRAMTLPLPSRDTFDAASPPRSDVLEK, from the coding sequence GTGAAGGTTGGGATCTATTGCGATTCGGGCATCAACGGGGGGCACGAGGAGATGCTCAAGCGCTTCATGGTTGCGCTCGTCGGAAACGCGCAGATCGACACCTTGTATATCCTCGCGCCGAAGCAGAACACCGCGCTGTATGGCTTCGTCGAAGACCTCGCGCGCGCTCATCCGAAAGTCCAGACAATTGGCTTGCCATATACGGCCGAATCGATACGCGGCAATCCGTTCGCGCTGCTTCGTGTGACACGCTCGACAAGCTCCGTTCTGCGCAGACTGAAACTCACGCGCCTGCTCGTCGCACAGGGCACCATCGTTTCGGGCCTGGCCGGACTCTTCGCTGCACGGCTGACGCGTACGCGTTCGGTGAGCTATCTGCCGCTCGTCGGCGACGGTCCCGGCAGCGGCCGCCTGATCGACCGAATGAAATGGCTCGTGAAGCGCGGCGTTTATCGCATGCCGGACGAATTCATCACGCTCAACGAACACCTACGCGCCAAGCTGCGCGCGCTCGCGCCGAATGCACGCACGACGATACTCGCAAACTGCGTGGACGACCGCTTCGCACGATCCACGCTCACGCAGTCAGCGGCCCGCGCCATGCTGGGCCTGCCGGACGACGGGACGACCATCATTGCGCATATCGGGCGAATCGACTTCACGCATAAGCGGCAAGACTTTCTGCTCGAAACCATAGAACGGCACCCCGACGCCTTCGCGCGTACGATCGTGCTCATCGTCGGTGAAGGACCGGACGCGCAGCGAACGGCCCACAGGGTGCAGATAAGCCCGATCTTGTCTGCGCACGTGCGCATGGTGGGCGCACAAGCGGACGTGCTGCCGTATATCGCGGCGAGCGACACCTTGGTGTTGCCGTCTGCTTTCGAGGGCGTGCCGCTTGTCATGATCGAAGCCGTGCTCGCTGAGCGCCCGATCGTCGTATCGCGGGTATCCGGACTCGACGCTTACCTTCCGGAGACGTTGCTGTTTCCTTCAGGCGATCACACGGCGTTCGTCAAACGCATCTTCGCGGCGCCCGAGGTACCCATGGCTCCGCTCGCGGCCGAGTTCCGTCGCCGCTTCTCGCGTGAGACGTTCGAGGCACAGGCTCAACGGGCGATGACGCTACCGCTTCCATCG
- a CDS encoding CHAD domain-containing protein, with translation MKKDDENADNRPATAETNFSTFAEPLVGEAIAQASALENEGEAEQLHKLRVALRRLRTLLWAYRPILHEDFDTQQRAIYKFLANAAGNTRDWDILIGLVEATGDRELLDAFRQSRSEASRRSLETLAHASVKQTLREAMSEANRELNTAAQRTPLTKFARQRVVAAQKQLKKRMRVASRKGRSDYESFHEVRKAGKKVRYLLEFFEPLLGKKQRKGLKNLKRVQKRFGELNDVVASRDLLLEHRAALPDGAADRALRVLEKEQKRRFKAAAKLL, from the coding sequence ATGAAAAAGGACGATGAGAACGCCGACAATCGCCCGGCGACCGCTGAGACGAACTTTTCGACGTTTGCAGAGCCGCTCGTCGGCGAAGCTATCGCTCAGGCGTCCGCGCTGGAAAACGAAGGCGAGGCGGAACAACTGCACAAGCTGCGCGTGGCGCTCCGACGCCTGCGCACGCTGCTGTGGGCGTACCGGCCCATTCTTCACGAAGACTTCGATACGCAGCAGCGCGCCATTTACAAGTTCCTCGCGAACGCCGCAGGCAACACGCGCGACTGGGACATCCTCATCGGTCTCGTGGAAGCCACCGGCGACCGCGAACTGCTCGACGCATTCCGTCAGAGCCGCTCGGAAGCCTCGAGAAGGAGCCTCGAAACGCTTGCTCATGCGAGTGTCAAGCAGACGCTGCGTGAAGCGATGAGCGAAGCGAATCGCGAGTTGAACACGGCCGCGCAACGCACCCCGCTGACCAAATTCGCTCGACAGCGCGTCGTTGCAGCGCAAAAGCAGTTGAAGAAGCGGATGCGCGTGGCATCACGCAAAGGCCGCTCGGACTATGAGTCGTTTCATGAAGTCCGCAAGGCCGGCAAGAAGGTTCGCTATCTGCTGGAATTCTTCGAGCCGCTTCTGGGCAAGAAGCAGCGCAAGGGCCTGAAAAACCTGAAGCGCGTGCAAAAGCGTTTCGGTGAACTGAACGATGTCGTCGCGAGCCGGGATTTGCTGCTCGAGCACCGCGCGGCATTGCCGGACGGCGCGGCGGATCGCGCGTTGCGCGTCCTCGAAAAAGAACAAAAGCGCAGGTTCAAGGCCGCCGCCAAGCTGCTTTAG
- a CDS encoding esterase-like activity of phytase family protein, whose amino-acid sequence MLRAPAVARHVTLTLALCAACSSAWASVDLIAIGQLSGNSVDRSQQTAAPLENGAPGNLLGGLGSGLAYAGCDTFLAVPDRGPNAISYNKALDDTASYINRFQTLSLKLEPSGKNGTLPYTLTPRLLDTTLLHTRDALVYGDGAAAGVGNGAPALNATNHTHYFTGRSDNFAPTQPSTYPLDARFDPESIRVSRDGASVFISDEYGPYIYRFDRRTGERTAVVRVPASFAVTTLSPVGSDEISKNTSGRVANKGMEGLAISPDGETLFGAMQSPLLQDGGTSGGYTRILRIDLRTGKTAQFAYPLSNIGTTAKPNYPTISDIVAINDHELLLDERDGKGLGDDSAAVFKRVYKVDLAGAQDVSQASGAAGLAPFALNKTLFLDGVAALSAQGFAATDIPAKLESLAFGPDVRINGALKHTLFIANDNDFIGTVTDTHHPNGIDNPNRFFVFAVDASDLPGYEAQRLPHHGEAFCRIDREDHDDHHHGH is encoded by the coding sequence ATGCTTCGAGCCCCCGCTGTTGCGCGTCATGTGACGTTGACCCTCGCGCTGTGCGCGGCATGTTCATCGGCGTGGGCGAGCGTCGATCTCATCGCCATCGGCCAATTGAGCGGCAACAGCGTGGACCGCTCGCAGCAGACCGCCGCGCCGCTCGAAAACGGCGCGCCGGGCAATCTGCTAGGCGGACTCGGCTCGGGGCTCGCGTATGCGGGCTGCGATACGTTTCTCGCCGTGCCCGATCGCGGCCCGAACGCGATCTCGTATAACAAGGCGCTCGACGATACCGCTTCGTACATCAATCGCTTCCAGACCTTGAGTCTGAAGCTCGAACCGTCCGGCAAGAACGGCACGCTGCCCTACACGCTCACGCCCCGTCTGCTCGATACGACCTTGCTTCATACGCGCGATGCGCTCGTGTACGGCGATGGCGCAGCCGCTGGCGTCGGCAACGGCGCACCCGCGCTTAACGCGACGAACCATACGCATTACTTCACCGGCCGCTCCGACAACTTCGCGCCGACGCAGCCGTCCACGTATCCGCTCGATGCGCGTTTCGATCCCGAAAGCATCCGCGTATCGCGCGATGGCGCGAGCGTCTTCATCTCCGACGAGTACGGCCCATACATCTATCGCTTCGATCGCCGCACCGGCGAGCGCACGGCGGTCGTGCGCGTGCCGGCATCGTTCGCGGTCACGACGCTTTCGCCCGTCGGCAGCGACGAGATCAGCAAGAACACGTCGGGGCGCGTCGCGAACAAGGGCATGGAGGGCCTTGCCATTTCGCCCGACGGCGAAACGCTTTTCGGCGCAATGCAAAGCCCGCTGCTGCAAGACGGCGGCACGAGCGGCGGCTATACGCGCATCCTGCGCATCGACTTGCGCACGGGCAAGACGGCTCAGTTCGCTTATCCGCTCAGCAACATCGGCACGACCGCGAAGCCGAACTATCCGACGATCAGCGATATCGTCGCCATCAACGATCACGAGTTGCTGCTCGATGAACGCGACGGCAAAGGTCTGGGTGACGACTCCGCCGCGGTTTTCAAGCGCGTGTACAAGGTCGATCTCGCGGGCGCGCAGGATGTGAGCCAGGCGAGCGGTGCCGCAGGACTCGCGCCGTTCGCGCTGAACAAGACGCTCTTTCTGGATGGGGTCGCGGCGCTGTCCGCGCAAGGCTTCGCGGCCACCGACATCCCCGCGAAGCTGGAAAGCCTCGCGTTCGGCCCGGACGTGCGCATAAACGGCGCGCTCAAGCACACGCTTTTCATCGCGAACGACAACGACTTCATCGGCACGGTGACGGATACGCACCATCCGAACGGCATCGACAATCCGAACCGCTTCTTCGTCTTCGCGGTGGATGCATCCGATCTTCCGGGTTACGAAGCGCAGCGCCTGCCGCATCACGGCGAGGCGTTCTGCCGGATCGACCGCGAAGATCACGACGACCACCATCACGGCCACTGA
- a CDS encoding metallophosphoesterase family protein — MTTHDSHDNGRVASRRGFLKLAGASGLATAANALSGAANAAAASPDGTPEQIHLTWGEDPAHEVVVSWASLAPAVKPRVRLTTHEGHARLMHAVQRTYTDGLNGEIVCTYHARLDGLHPDTTYRYEVTADNDSNAAQPFCASFRTAPRGRCKFRFTSYGDLATPNTGWVLSSPQSRFAVQAVERFQPLFHLLNGDLCYANLNPTHQPDVWRDFGNNAQVSAANRPWMPCPGNHEIEFNNGPQGFDSYLTRYTLPDNGTRFGGRWYSFRVSSVLFISLDADDVVYQDAAAFVAGPSPLVPAASTGHPAIEAGTSFYVRGYSGGEQTRWLEKTLREAKHDDDIDWIVVQMHQDALSSSKTGNGSDKGIREAWLPLFDRYGVDLVLCGHDHDYERSHPVRGCNHHAGRDAVTGERVDTLQPRPVITTQRANDPIDTTHGTVHLILGGGGTSAPLDVYGTDAGTGNPQAQVFTRRNRPVPGKTAGTFVRPVADAVEDAIWSAQRDTGTGYGIAVFDHDPGERGGKTSITMNYYHAPGADKTPTAEYELFETIVLEKQRRR, encoded by the coding sequence ATGACGACACACGATTCGCACGATAACGGGCGCGTTGCATCGCGCCGTGGTTTCCTTAAGCTCGCCGGCGCCTCGGGGCTCGCGACAGCCGCGAACGCCCTTAGCGGCGCGGCAAACGCAGCGGCGGCCTCGCCCGACGGCACGCCCGAGCAAATCCACCTGACATGGGGCGAAGATCCCGCGCATGAAGTGGTCGTGAGCTGGGCGTCGCTTGCGCCGGCCGTCAAGCCGCGCGTTCGCCTCACCACGCACGAAGGTCATGCGAGGCTCATGCACGCAGTGCAGCGCACCTATACCGACGGTCTCAATGGCGAAATCGTCTGCACATATCACGCGCGGCTCGACGGTCTGCATCCGGACACGACATACCGCTACGAAGTCACGGCCGACAACGACAGCAACGCGGCCCAGCCGTTCTGCGCGAGCTTTCGCACAGCGCCGCGCGGGCGTTGCAAATTCCGCTTCACGAGTTACGGAGATCTCGCGACGCCCAACACGGGATGGGTGCTGTCATCGCCGCAAAGCCGCTTCGCCGTGCAGGCCGTCGAACGCTTTCAGCCGCTCTTTCATCTGCTGAACGGCGACCTCTGTTACGCGAATCTAAACCCGACGCATCAGCCGGACGTGTGGCGCGACTTCGGCAACAACGCGCAAGTCTCGGCCGCGAATCGTCCATGGATGCCGTGTCCCGGTAACCATGAGATCGAGTTCAATAACGGCCCGCAGGGCTTCGATTCTTATCTCACGCGCTACACGCTGCCCGACAATGGCACGCGCTTTGGCGGCCGCTGGTACAGCTTTCGGGTGAGTTCGGTGCTGTTCATTTCGCTCGATGCCGACGATGTCGTGTATCAGGACGCCGCCGCGTTCGTCGCGGGACCGTCGCCGCTAGTCCCGGCGGCGAGCACCGGCCATCCCGCGATCGAGGCGGGCACGTCGTTCTACGTGCGCGGCTATAGCGGCGGCGAACAAACGCGCTGGCTGGAGAAGACCTTGCGCGAGGCGAAGCACGATGACGACATCGACTGGATCGTCGTGCAGATGCATCAGGACGCGCTCAGTTCTTCGAAGACGGGCAACGGCTCGGACAAGGGCATTCGCGAAGCATGGCTGCCGCTTTTCGACCGATACGGCGTCGATCTCGTCTTGTGCGGCCACGATCACGACTACGAGCGCAGCCATCCCGTGCGCGGCTGCAACCATCACGCGGGCCGCGATGCCGTGACGGGCGAACGCGTCGACACATTGCAGCCGCGCCCGGTGATCACGACGCAGCGCGCCAACGATCCGATCGACACGACGCACGGCACCGTGCATCTGATACTCGGCGGCGGCGGCACGAGCGCGCCGCTCGACGTGTACGGCACCGATGCGGGCACGGGCAATCCGCAAGCGCAGGTCTTCACCAGGCGGAATCGCCCGGTGCCCGGCAAGACGGCGGGCACCTTCGTGCGCCCTGTCGCCGACGCGGTGGAGGACGCCATCTGGTCCGCACAGCGCGATACCGGCACGGGCTACGGCATCGCCGTGTTCGATCACGATCCGGGCGAACGCGGCGGAAAGACGTCGATCACGATGAACTACTATCACGCGCCGGGCGCGGACAAGACGCCGACCGCCGAGTACGAACTCTTCGAAACCATCGTGCTCGAGAAGCAACGCCGCCGCTGA
- a CDS encoding SDR family NAD(P)-dependent oxidoreductase yields the protein MNASTQSSRFASKVVIVTGAGSGIGEGAVRRFAAEGAYVVLAGRTREKLERVARDLDASRTLVHACDVSRFEDAQQLIDATIARFGRIDVLVNNAGVAPTGRIDEASLDDWRAIMSTDLDGVFYCSRAAIRHLIQAKGSIVNVSSVSGLGGDWGMSFYNAAKGAVTNFTRALAMDHGRDGVRVNAVCPSLTASELTEDMLGDEQLMAKFRERIPLGRAAQPDDIAAVIAFLASDDARFVTGVNLPVDGGLSASNGQPPQA from the coding sequence ATGAACGCTTCCACACAGTCCTCCCGCTTCGCTTCGAAAGTCGTCATCGTGACAGGCGCGGGCTCCGGCATCGGCGAAGGCGCCGTGCGCCGGTTCGCGGCCGAGGGCGCATACGTGGTGCTCGCCGGCCGCACGCGGGAGAAGCTTGAACGCGTGGCGCGCGATCTCGATGCCTCGCGCACGCTCGTCCACGCGTGCGATGTCTCGCGCTTCGAAGACGCGCAGCAGCTGATCGACGCCACCATCGCGCGCTTCGGGCGCATCGACGTGCTCGTGAACAATGCGGGCGTCGCGCCGACGGGCCGCATCGACGAGGCATCGCTCGACGACTGGCGCGCGATCATGTCGACCGATCTCGACGGCGTCTTCTATTGCAGCCGCGCCGCCATTCGCCATCTGATTCAGGCGAAAGGCTCGATCGTCAACGTATCGTCGGTGTCGGGCCTCGGCGGCGACTGGGGCATGAGCTTCTACAACGCGGCGAAAGGCGCCGTGACGAACTTCACGCGCGCGCTCGCAATGGATCATGGCCGCGACGGCGTGCGCGTGAACGCGGTCTGCCCGAGCCTGACCGCCTCGGAACTGACCGAAGACATGCTCGGCGACGAACAACTCATGGCCAAGTTCCGCGAGCGCATTCCGCTCGGCCGCGCCGCGCAACCGGACGACATCGCCGCCGTCATCGCGTTTCTCGCGAGCGACGATGCGCGCTTCGTGACGGGCGTGAATCTTCCCGTGGACGGCGGCCTGAGCGCATCCAACGGACAGCCGCCGCAGGCGTGA
- a CDS encoding ATP-grasp fold amidoligase family protein produces the protein MFAKTLIDGAKSWLPDSVFLSLLHRHNVGRFPNMWNPRTFNEKILHRCLYPDPRYMDLTDKLKVRDYVADKIGTRHLIPLLAEPGAFTKEVFDALPSSFVMKANHGSGFVEVVKDKSRVSFEQLSALAEKWLSTPFYRVARERHYRMIEPRIFFEALLLAEDGQVPADLKFHVFNSPSGQQTIFITVISGRFTDHPRGDTYDAEWRLQDIWLGHYHRSDTPAPPPESLDSLLEIAGVLAKEFEYVRVDLYEANGNIYFGELTFTPGAGVFPMRPDHVDYEWGRLFEVDPRHRSSR, from the coding sequence ATGTTTGCCAAGACACTCATCGACGGCGCCAAGTCGTGGCTGCCGGACTCGGTGTTCTTAAGCCTTTTGCACCGTCATAACGTCGGACGATTCCCGAACATGTGGAATCCCAGGACGTTCAACGAAAAGATCCTGCATCGCTGTCTCTATCCGGACCCGCGTTACATGGATCTGACCGACAAATTGAAGGTCCGCGATTATGTGGCGGACAAGATCGGCACGCGACATCTCATTCCTCTGCTGGCAGAACCCGGTGCTTTCACGAAAGAAGTCTTCGATGCCTTGCCTTCGTCCTTCGTCATGAAGGCGAATCACGGCAGCGGCTTCGTGGAGGTGGTGAAGGACAAAAGCCGCGTGTCGTTCGAGCAACTCTCGGCGTTAGCAGAAAAATGGCTGTCCACGCCCTTCTACAGAGTGGCGCGGGAACGCCATTACCGCATGATCGAGCCGCGCATCTTCTTCGAAGCGCTGCTGCTCGCCGAAGATGGCCAGGTTCCTGCCGACCTGAAGTTCCACGTCTTCAACTCGCCATCCGGCCAGCAGACGATTTTCATCACGGTAATATCGGGCCGCTTCACCGATCATCCTCGCGGCGATACGTATGACGCCGAGTGGCGGTTGCAGGACATCTGGTTGGGTCACTACCACCGTAGCGACACGCCTGCGCCGCCGCCGGAATCGCTCGATTCGCTGCTTGAAATAGCGGGCGTGCTGGCGAAAGAGTTCGAATACGTGAGAGTCGATCTTTACGAAGCCAACGGGAACATTTACTTCGGGGAACTAACGTTCACGCCCGGCGCGGGCGTTTTCCCGATGCGTCCCGATCACGTCGATTACGAATGGGGCCGGCTCTTCGAGGTGGACCCGCGACACCGATCCAGTAGATAG